A single window of Asticcacaulis sp. AND118 DNA harbors:
- a CDS encoding helix-turn-helix domain-containing protein encodes MANDIDLHLGKRLRRRRRLLGLTQQQLALAVGIRFQQIQKYECGANRISAARLFQLAKALETPVTYFYDGLEDNTTEVAAVQNEGIEVFSRKETLDLIQAYYRLSERPRRRLLDLAKSLNTETETAA; translated from the coding sequence ATGGCTAACGACATCGACCTGCACCTGGGCAAGCGCCTGCGCCGCCGCCGCCGCCTGCTGGGCCTGACCCAGCAGCAACTGGCTCTGGCCGTCGGCATCCGCTTCCAGCAGATCCAGAAGTACGAATGCGGCGCCAACCGCATCTCCGCCGCCCGCCTGTTCCAACTGGCCAAGGCGCTGGAAACCCCGGTCACCTATTTCTACGACGGCCTCGAAGACAACACCACCGAAGTCGCCGCTGTGCAGAACGAAGGCATCGAAGTGTTTTCGCGCAAGGAAACCCTCGACCTCATTCAGGCCTATTACCGCCTGTCGGAGCGTCCGCGCCGTCGCCTGCTCGATCTCGCCAAGTCGCTGAACACCGAGACCGAAACCGCCGCTTGA